In Cystobacter fuscus DSM 2262, the genomic stretch CTGGGTCTGCTGTTTCCTCTTCCCCTGCTCTGGTCGCTGGGGATGTTGCCTGTCCGTGGACTTCATTCATCTCCCTTCAAGGAGTCGTTGAGGGTTGTCCCCCGGCTTTCTGCTGAGGAGCTCAAGCAGTTGCCCACGGCGGGTCGTGCCTGCCGGGGTGATGCTGACTGCGATGCTTCGCTCGTTTGCCTGCGGGGACTTCCGATGATTCAGCCGATCTGTGCCGCGAGCAGGTGTGTGGCGGACCTGGACTGCCAGGCGGGGTTTGCCTGCCGTGCGGTGCAGGTGGGCGAGCGAGTGGTTCGTGTCTGTGGTGCCATGGGGACGCAGAAGGAAGGCGAATGGTGTTTGAAGGTTCCCTTCGACCAGGATTCCGCGTGCGCTCCTGGCCTTGTCTGCGCGGCCTTCCGGTGTGGTCGCCGCTGCCAGCGTCAAGACCCCCAAAGTTGTTCTCCGGGCTTCGCCTGCCTCGACGTGGATGCGGAGGGCCCGGTCTGCCTGACCAGTTGTGACGGGATGTCATGTCCCGAGGGGCAGCGGTGCGTCCAACGATCCAAGGGAGGCTCGCTCTGCGTGCAGGTGCATGGCCGGGACTGTCAGCACGACGAACTCTGTTCGGAGCCCCAGGTTTGTGATGTCTTCCTGGGGGGACGTTCTCGCCCGAAGGAGGCCTGGATGGAGTGTGTTCTTCCCTGTGCCGAGGACGGTCCGTCCTGCCCGGCAGGCATGGCTTGTTACGCCAAACGTTGTCGTCAGCTCTGCTCCAAGCAGAACGAGGCCCGCGTCTGCGCCTCGGGTGAAAGCTGTCACGTCGAGCCGGGCACGACGTCGGGCGTCTGCCAGTTGGACTTCTGAGCAAGGCCCCGTGGGAGGCACCGATGCGCTCGCGGGCGGCGGTGCTTTCTGCCAGCTTGCGCGGACATCATGCGGACCCTCTCCTCCTTCCTCCTGCTCCTCCTCGCGGGCCCGGTCACCGCGTGCCACCGCGACATCCCCTCTTTGAACCCCCCTCCCGCCGCGGCGCCTCCCCTGCGGCCCCTGTTCCTGCCCCCCGACGACTCGCTCCTCACGGAGACGGTGCGCACGTCCCTGCGGCACGGGAGCGCTCCGGACGCGCGGGAAGCGGAGATGACCACCGTCTCGAGCTTCTCCGCCGAGCAGGATTCCTGGGTCCTCACCCAGCGCGTGACGCGCTCGCGCTACCTCCAGCAGGGCCAGCCGGTGGAGTCGTTGGTGGACACCGTGCTCCAGCGCGCCGTGCTGCGTCTGCGGCTCGCGGCGGATGGCACCTACGTGCGGCTCGTGGAGCCCGAGGCCGTGCTGGCCGCCATCCGCGAGGTGGCACCCAAGGGTCTGGATGTCACGCCACTCGAGCGCTTCTTCGCCCCGGACGCGCTCGAGGCGCGCACGCGCGGGGAGTGGGAGGTGAAGTACGGCGGCATCTACGGGCGGGCCTGGGTTCCGGGTCAGCGCGGCTACGTGCTGGGCACGCTGCCCGTGGGCGGACGCGAGGTGACATACCTGCTGGAGCGCACCTTCACCGGCACGCGGCTCACCGAACAGGGCGATGCCCTGGTGTTCTCGTTGCGCTGCCTCGCCCAGCCGGGGGAGGCGTCGCCCCAGGCCGTGCGCGACACGCTGCGCCTCGCGGGCGACCCCCAGCTGACACCCGGCGTGGAGTGCGACGGAGAACAGTTGCTCGGCAAGGGACGCTTCCTCCCGGTGCGGCGCGGGTTCACCCTCAGGGCGTCGTTGGACGGAGAGACCTGGACATGGGCGACGCAGTCGACGCTGGAGTCGGTGCGGGCGTCCGAGGAGGAGCAGCGGTGAGCTACGAACAGAACCTCGTCGAGGACGAAGAGGGCATCCGCGCGCTGGTGCGGGGCGCCAGGCGCGTGGCGGTGCTGGGCATCAAGACGGAGCAGCACTCGGGGCAGCCCGCCTTCTATGTGCCCGAGTACCTCGCCCAGGCGGGCGTGGACGTGGTGCCCGTGCCCGTCTACTACCCGGAGGTGACGCACATCCTCGAGCGGCCGGTGTTCCGCAGGCTCGTGGACATTCCGGGTGACATCGATCTGGTGGACGTGTTCCGCCGTCCACAGGACATCGACCAGCACGTGGACGACATCCTCGCCAAGAAGCCCAAGGCGGTGTGGTTCCAGTCGGGCATCCGCAACGACGCGGCGGCGCGGCGGCTGGCCGAGGCGGGCATCCAGGTGGTCCAGGACCGTTGTCTCATGGTGGACCACCGGCGCTACGCGCGCTGAGCGCGGCCGCCTCAGGACTCCTCGAAGGGGACGGGCGGCCGGGCGAAGGCTCGCTCGGCGCTCAGCCTCGCCTGGTGCAGCGCATCGAAGCCGCGCTCCATCTGCGTGGGGGACACGGGCGGCAGGTTGGACACCATCACGTAGACGGGAAAGCCCCGCTCCTTGAGCAGGGCGAGCTGCAACTGGAAGTGGTCGCGCCGCAGCGCCGCCGAGCCCGCCGCGATGCCCTGCGCGTACGCCATGGGCCCGCCCAGCATCTTGCGCGTGCGGCTCGGCAGGTAGTGCACGAGGATGGCGTCCAGCTCCTTGCCGAAGGCGCTCTCGCGCAGTGACAGCGCGGGCGCCTTGTCCACCAGGCCCCCGTCCCAG encodes the following:
- a CDS encoding CoA-binding protein, coding for MSYEQNLVEDEEGIRALVRGARRVAVLGIKTEQHSGQPAFYVPEYLAQAGVDVVPVPVYYPEVTHILERPVFRRLVDIPGDIDLVDVFRRPQDIDQHVDDILAKKPKAVWFQSGIRNDAAARRLAEAGIQVVQDRCLMVDHRRYAR